One genomic window of Daphnia pulex isolate KAP4 chromosome 10, ASM2113471v1 includes the following:
- the LOC124204071 gene encoding ubiquitin-conjugating enzyme E2 Q2-like encodes MACLNNLKLEIRTLESVFTKTHERFQVVSASVDELTCRFIGKYGKQSDIHANITETYPSTPPVWFADVEDPLITNAVQILSNTSGSDNHILEQVRILVQELCRLHDLPEPPDLEMLTLAHAVPFFHNNTPSPSTMRALSSSSSNDGGGYASSSGRGSSGSGSACSSSPAREEEVDGVQQNADDDDDDEDEMEENDEDEDLHMELEEDEGTSNAAGKKKEEEMDSQHFATLERLRQTQRQDYLRGAVSGSVQATDRLMKELRDIYRSDSSKKGVYSVELVNDSLYEWNVRLLSVDPDSPLHGDLQLLKDKDGRDHILLNLVFKESFPFEPPFVRVVHPVIQGGYVLVGGAICMELLTRQGWSSAYTMEALILQIAATLVKGKARIQFSATKGQYSLARAQQSFKSLVQIHEKNGWFTPPKEDG; translated from the exons ATGGCTTGTCTCAACAACCTTAAACTGGAGATTCGAACCCTAGAATCAGTCTTTACAAAGACCCACGAACGATTTCAAGTCGTTTCAGCTAGTGTTGACGAATTAACTTGTAGGTTTATTGGGAAATATGGGAAGCAATCTGATATCCATGCTAACATCACA GAAACTTACCCGTCAACACCTCCAGTCTGGTTTGCTGATGTGGAAGACCCATTAATAACCAATGCTGTTCAGATACTTAGCAACACATCTGGTAGTGATAATCAT aTTCTAGAACAAGTCAGAATACTAGTTCAGGAATTGTGTAGGCTCCACGACCTTCCAGAGCCTCCTGATCTTGAAATGCTGACCTTGGCTCATGCAGTTCCATTCTTTCATAACAACACACCATCTCCTTCTACAATGCGAgcattatcatcatcatctagcAATGATG GTGGAGGTTATGCTTCAAGCTCAGGAAGGGGATCCTCAGGTTCTGGGTCAGCATGCTCCTCATCTCCTgctagagaagaagaagttgacggTGTTCAGCAAaatgctgatgatgatgatgacgatgaggATGAAATGGAGGagaatgatgaagatgaagatttgCATATGGagttggaagaagatgaaggaacCAGTAATGCTGCCG gtaaaaagaaagaggaagagaTGGATTCACAGCATTTTGCCACTTTGGAACGATTACGCCAGACTCAGAGGCAGGACTATCTTCGAGGCGCCGTTTCAGGTTCAGTTCAGGCCACTGACCGTCtaatgaaagaattgaggGATATTTATCGTTCCGATAGTTCCAAGAAAG GAGTATACAGTGTCGAATTAGTTAATGACAGTTTGTATGAATGGAATGTGAGATTGCTTTCTGTGGATCCAGATTCACCCCTTCATGGTGACTTGCAATTGCTGAAAGACAAAGATGGAAGAGATCACATCCTACTTAATCTAGTTTTCAAG GAATCATTTCCCTTCGAACCGCCTTTTGTCCGTGTGGTACATCCTGTAATTCAAGGAGGATACGTTTTGGTGGGTGGCGCCATTTGCATGGAGTTGTTGACCCGTCAGGGATGGAGCTCGGCCTACACCATGGAAGCCTTGATTTTGCAAATTGCTGCTACACTTGTGAAAGGCAAAGCTCGCATCCAGTTTAGCGCCACAAAAGGCCAGTACAGTCTCGCTCGCGCTCAGCAGTCCTTTAAATCGCTGGTCCAAATCCACGAGAAGAACGGATGGTTTACACCACCGAAAGAAGATGGATAA
- the LOC124204072 gene encoding glycosyltransferase-like domain-containing protein 1 isoform X1, whose translation MARILFVEPFFDGSHKQLLDTLIKGIDFENTGYELFTLPGKKWHWRARTSALYFAEVIPRKHVFEVLFASSVLNLAELIALRPDLMTCTKILYFHENQLIYPVRKQQERDFQYGYNQIISCMVADKIFFNTLFNLNSFLDSIPSFFKLQPDHRPKNLEEFIRPKSKVLHFPILIQTPLLVHPSAREMDKSEVLHIVWPHRWEHDKGPEKFFLVIDALIAKGCNFRLSVLGEQFQQIPSIFSEKKSQYQNMENQGEKTIQVLDWGWVNRDRYVDVLSSAHVVVSTADHEFFGVSMIEAAILGCFPMCPLRLSYPEIFPVDCLYRTELQLIKKLKYFCKNPNASRNLQMNLDKFKWPSLKSQYEEILLIKKQDSSYTTGISN comes from the exons ATGGCGCGAATATTGTTTGTTGAACCTTTCTTTGACGGTTCCCACAAACAGTTGCTGGATACATTAATTAAAG gcattgattttgaaaataccGGTTATGAATTGTTTACTCttcct GGTAAAAAATGGCATTGGAGAGCTAGAACTAGTGCACTTTACTTTGCTGAAGTGATTCCTAGGAAACATGTTTTTGA AGTGTTGTTTGCTAGTTCAGTTCTAAACTTGGCAGAATTAATTGCCCTACGCCCTGATCTTATGACATGCACCAAAATTCTCTATTTCCATGAAAACCAGTTGATTTATCCAGttagaaaacaacaagagag GGATTTTCAATATGGttataatcaaataatatcatg TATGGTTGCTgacaaaattttcttcaacaccctTTTCAACCTCAATTCCTTCTTGGATTCCATACCTTCATTCTTTAAACTGCAACCAGATCACAGACCAAAAAACCTAGAAGAATTCATCAGGCCAAAGAGCAAAGTTTTACATTTTCCCATCTTAATTCAAACACCACTTCTAGTCCACCCTTCAGCAAGGGAAATGGATAAGAGTGAAGTTCTTCATATAGTATGGCCTCATAGATg gGAACACGACAAAGGTCctgaaaaattcttctta GTTATTGATGCACTTATTGCAAAAGGCTGCAACTTCAGATTGTCTGTTTTGGGTGAACAGTTTCAACAAATCCCATCTATTTTCAGCGAGAAAAAATCGCAATATCAAAATATGGAAaatcaaggagaaaaaac CATTCAGGTGTTGGACTGGGGATGGGTAAATCGTGATCGTTATGTAGATGTACTATCATCTGCTCATGTGGTTGTGTCCACCGCTGACCATgagttttttggggtttcaaT GATTGAAGCTGCAATCTTGGGTTGTTTTCCGATGTGCCCATTGAGATTATCTTATCCAGAAATATTCCCCGTGGATTGCTTGTACAGAACTGAGCTCCAGTTGATTAAAAAGCTAAAATACTTCTGTAAGAACCCAAACGCCTCCAGAAATTTACAGATGAATCTCGATAAATTCAAATGGCCATCGCTTAAATCTCAATATGAAGAAATTCTATTAATTAAGAAGCAAGACAGCTCATATACAACAGGTATctctaattaa
- the LOC124204072 gene encoding glycosyltransferase-like domain-containing protein 1 isoform X2, protein MARILFVEPFFDGSHKQLLDTLIKGIDFENTGYELFTLPGKKWHWRARTSALYFAEVIPRKHVFEVLFASSVLNLAELIALRPDLMTCTKILYFHENQLIYPVRKQQERDFQYGYNQIISCMVADKIFFNTLFNLNSFLDSIPSFFKLQPDHRPKNLEEFIRPKSKVLHFPILIQTPLLVHPSAREMDKSEVLHIVWPHRWEHDKGPEKFFLVIDALIAKGCNFRLSVLGEQFQQIPSIFSEKKSQYQNMENQGEKTIQVLDWGWVNRDRYVDVLSSAHVVVSTADHEFFGVSMIEAAILGCFPMCPLRLSYPEIFPVDCLYRTELQLIKKLKYFCKNPNASRNLQMNLDKFKWPSLKSQYEEILLIKKQDSSYTTE, encoded by the exons ATGGCGCGAATATTGTTTGTTGAACCTTTCTTTGACGGTTCCCACAAACAGTTGCTGGATACATTAATTAAAG gcattgattttgaaaataccGGTTATGAATTGTTTACTCttcct GGTAAAAAATGGCATTGGAGAGCTAGAACTAGTGCACTTTACTTTGCTGAAGTGATTCCTAGGAAACATGTTTTTGA AGTGTTGTTTGCTAGTTCAGTTCTAAACTTGGCAGAATTAATTGCCCTACGCCCTGATCTTATGACATGCACCAAAATTCTCTATTTCCATGAAAACCAGTTGATTTATCCAGttagaaaacaacaagagag GGATTTTCAATATGGttataatcaaataatatcatg TATGGTTGCTgacaaaattttcttcaacaccctTTTCAACCTCAATTCCTTCTTGGATTCCATACCTTCATTCTTTAAACTGCAACCAGATCACAGACCAAAAAACCTAGAAGAATTCATCAGGCCAAAGAGCAAAGTTTTACATTTTCCCATCTTAATTCAAACACCACTTCTAGTCCACCCTTCAGCAAGGGAAATGGATAAGAGTGAAGTTCTTCATATAGTATGGCCTCATAGATg gGAACACGACAAAGGTCctgaaaaattcttctta GTTATTGATGCACTTATTGCAAAAGGCTGCAACTTCAGATTGTCTGTTTTGGGTGAACAGTTTCAACAAATCCCATCTATTTTCAGCGAGAAAAAATCGCAATATCAAAATATGGAAaatcaaggagaaaaaac CATTCAGGTGTTGGACTGGGGATGGGTAAATCGTGATCGTTATGTAGATGTACTATCATCTGCTCATGTGGTTGTGTCCACCGCTGACCATgagttttttggggtttcaaT GATTGAAGCTGCAATCTTGGGTTGTTTTCCGATGTGCCCATTGAGATTATCTTATCCAGAAATATTCCCCGTGGATTGCTTGTACAGAACTGAGCTCCAGTTGATTAAAAAGCTAAAATACTTCTGTAAGAACCCAAACGCCTCCAGAAATTTACAGATGAATCTCGATAAATTCAAATGGCCATCGCTTAAATCTCAATATGAAGAAATTCTATTAATTAAGAAGCAAGACAGCTCATATACAACAG AGTAA
- the LOC124204074 gene encoding iron-sulfur cluster co-chaperone protein HscB-like, protein MAVNFFLQTCKSRLLRNCLSKSQHLRSFNPLNLAQCVPFGIGKGTLCKLSYKNISTTAWMCDSDSVSCWKCGVIVDLNKDLFCDYCEVVQKPKGDADYFTIFGMEKSFEIDARELTKNFRLLQMQLHPDRFSQKSEDEKQISAHYSSLLNQAYKTLGSPLERGLYLLEIQGHPLSDEGEIIMKPEFLSEIMEINEEIHEAEDNNDLERIKKTNEIMLGKLFRRAADRFRNNDWVAARECLAQLKYYSKIQDRIKELEQEFEEEKIN, encoded by the exons ATGgcagtgaatttttttttgcaaacttGCAAAAGTAGATTATTAAGAAATTGCTTGTCTAAGTCACAGCATCTTCGTTCGTTTAACCCATTGAATCTCGCCCAATGCGTTCCTTTTGGAATTGGAAAGGGAACACTTTGTAAATTGtcttataaaaatattagcaCTACAGCTTGGATGTGTGATTCAGACTCAGTTTCATGTTGGAAATGCGGAGTGATTGTTGACTTGAACAAAGATCTATTTTGTGATTACTGTGAAGTAGTTCAGAAACCCAAAGGTGATGCCGATTACTTTACAATTTTTGGCatggaaaaaagttttgaaatagaTGCTAGAGAACTGACAAAAAATTTTAGGCTATTACAAATGCAACTTCACCCTGATAGGTTTTCCCAAAAATCTGAG gatgaGAAACAAATCTCAGCTCACTATTCATCATTGTTAAATCAGGCATACAAAACACTTGGCTCACCACTTGAAAGGGGACTCTATCTTCTAGAAATACAAGGACATCCCCTATCAGATGAAGGAGAGATAATAATGAAACCAGAGTTTTTAAGTGAAATAATGGAAATTAATGAAGAAATTCACGAAGCTGAAGACAACAATGATcttgaaagaataaagaaaactaaTGAAATTATGCTGGGGAAATTGTTTAG GAGAGCTGCAGATAGATTCCGAAATAACGATTGGGTAGCTGCGCGTGAATGTCTTGCGCAGTTGAAATATTACTCTAAAATTCAAGACAGGATAAAAGAACTTGAACAGGaatttgaagaagagaaaattaattag
- the LOC124204075 gene encoding adenylate kinase isoenzyme 6-like, producing the protein MTESRSLPNILITGTPGVGKSTLCQQLAEQTNLKWLEVGKLAKENNCYEEFDEVYRCPVLHEDKILDLMEDQMSEGGKIVDYHGCDFFPERWFDIIFVLRTNNTALFDRLSKRGYSGKKLEDNIECEIFGTIHEEAVDSYKEGSVFELSSNSAEEMEENVEQIVKWIEQWKQNKI; encoded by the exons ATGACAGAATCTCGATCTCTACCCAATATTCTTATTACTG GAACACCAGGAGTGGGCAAATCAACACTTTGCCAACAATTAGCAGAACAGACGAACCTGAAGTGGCTTGAGGTGGGTAAGCTTGCAAAGGAAAATAATTGTTATGAAGAATTTGATGAAGTTTATCGTTGCCCAGTTTTGCATGAGGATAAG ATTCTTGACCTAATGGAAGACCAAATGAGTGAAGGAGGTAAAATAGTTGATTATCATGGATGTGATTTTTTCCCAGAAAGGTGGTTTGATATCATATTTGTTCTTAGAACAAACAATACAGCACTTTTTGATCGCCTCTCAAAAAG AGGTTACAGTGGAAAAAAACTAGAAGACAATATTGAATGTGAAATATTTGGCACCATTCATGAAGAAGCTGTTGATTCTTACAAAGAAGGTTCTGTTTTTGAGCTGTCCAGTAATAGTGCAGaagagatggaagaaaatgttgaacagATTGTGAAGTGGATTGAGcaatggaaacaaaataaaatttaa
- the LOC124203485 gene encoding retinol-binding protein pinta-like → MRNLSNFLTHRTLFLNLDASLISLFGRVVNPKENVCTSIDPEILSKAKKEIGEDDERIDATLKIIKEWLKKQPHLSCSPDDRFFLMYARGCKYSIEKIKRKIDLCLTMRALLPEIFSGWDVLNSNIQNALKYGIMLPLPGYDRLGRKVFVYRMGCFPPEKVKVEDLEKASGMVAEVLAYEEPVIFITGVVVIVDFEGYSLSHLTHRPLSFMKKQAKYFQDAGPASPKPINFIRTPTAFNAVYNLVMGILNDKMKQRLKVHGSDFESLYKEVPKAILPSDYGGEGPSTAQLTDFWKKKVEDNRDFLLQQQKYLADESKRFGKPKTTEELFGIEGSFRKLAVD, encoded by the exons ATGAGGAACCTGAGTAATTTTCTAACTCATCGAACATTATTCTTGAATCTTGATGCATCATTGATCTCCTTATT CGGTAGAGTTGTGAATCCAAAGGAAAATGTGTGTACTTCCATCGACCCTGAAATTTTAAGTAAGGCCAAGAAAGAGATAGGCGAAGACGATGAGAGAATAGATGCCACATTGAAAATCATCAAAGAGTGGCTTAAGAAACAGCCTCATTTATCATGTTCCCCAG aTGACAGGTTTTTCCTTATGTATGCTAGAGGTTGCAAGTATAgcattgagaaaataaaacgtaaAATTGATTTGTGCCTTACTATGAGAGCATTACTGCCAGAAATCTTCAGCGGATGGGATGTTTTGAATTCGAATATTCAAAATGCTCTTAAATATGG CATTATGTTACCCTTACCTGGGTATGATCGCCTCGGACGTAAAGTATTCGTTTACCGAATGGGATGCTTTCCACCTGAAAAAGTTAAGGTTGAGGATTTAGAGAAAGCATCGGGGATGGTTGCCGAAGTTTTAGCCTATGAAGAACCTGTGATATTTATAACCGGCGTAGTAgttattgttgattttgaaGGCTATTCTTTAAGCCACCTCACCCATAGACCGTTGTCGTTCATGAAGAAGCAGGCAAAATACTTCCAG GACGCAGGACCAGCAAGCCCCAAACCTATAAACTTTATCAGAACTCCAACCGCATTTAATGCTGTCTACAATCTAGTGATGGGTATTCTAAATGACAAAATGAAGCAAAGG TTAAAAGTACATGGATCCGATTTTGAATCTTTGTATAAGGAAGTTCCAAAAGCTATTCTTCCATCGGATTACGGAGGCGAAGGACCGTCAACTGCTCAATTAACAG atttctggaagaaaaaagtagaagataATCGGGATTTTTTACTTCAACAGCAAAAATATTTGGCAGATGAATCAAAGCGTTTTGGAAAGCCGAAAACAACAGAAGAACTTTTCGGTATTGAGGGGTCATTCCGGAAACTCGCTGTTGACTGA